AACCTTCCTTTCAGCTGGAGGGAGCTGTGGAACCTGAGATTTGAAAAGAACATTGATAACAATGCCCTAATTTGTGGTTACATGTGACATACTTTTTGGCTAACATATCTTTTGACTAGCCGTTTCTCTACACTTGGTCTATCTGCTTGAATCTGATCCGGAATTCGCTTTCCTTGCTGAACTTTAGGAGCCACAGACTGTTTCCCCTCTGTTACAGAAGCTGCCTTTGCAGCCCTTTGAGCTTCCTGCTTTTGACGTCTTTCAGCCTTGAGGTCTGCTTTGGATTTTCCAGTTTCATCAGCTTTCACAGTATTTGCTAAAATAGGGGAAATCAAAATTCATTCTTAAAAACTTATAATTTTCTAGTATACTAGTTTCTTTAGCACTCTGAATGGATTCTGAAAGTATTGTCACTGCTCCATGTTCAGTTGTTTTAATTGGTTGAGATTTTTTGGCAGCTTTCTCTGCTTTTTTGGCCTTTCTCTCAGCCATAATCTCTTGTTTGGTCTTCTCTGATCCTTCTGATTGTACTTTTTTCCCAGTTTCCATAGTGTCTGTGAAGGATAAAATGTGTTTCCAGTATAAGGCGCGTTATTggttcataaaaaaatataccgAGTATCAAAACTGAaatttttagaagaaaaatatcACAACAGTTGTAATGCAGACGACGCTCGGGCTATTTATCTATGAATATATCGTGTATCTATCGATATATCTCCTGGTTTCAGAAAGATTCACTTTAATCTATATTCTCTCATGCACAATGCACCATTTCTCACGTTCTACTGTTAAGGATAATTTTTTACGGTTTGTTGTATGTTTTCATTTATGataaaacttgtatttaatttgtttCATGACTCTATATACCATCAAATAAATCAACCCAAGCAGATACTTCAGTCAGACTCAGACCAGAGAGTCACGGTCACGGAACAGTAACTGAACCCGTCCAGCGTTCACTGACTTTTACAATTAACTAATTTTCGCCAATATTTGATtattaagtaaaatttttgaTATTATGATTTACTTTTGAATTGATCATCAAAATCTATTAATAACAAATTCTTGAATGCAAATAAAGAATACATCTGACAACATCACACAGCTTCTAGAACCTccattttctttgctttcAGGTTGCGCTGTTCGTGCGTTTGTCCTTAGTTATTGTTGACGCGTGGTTAAATCGTcagaaattgattttaattttgaagGTAGACGTAGCTGATTTCTAGAATTCTGTGAAAAGAACTTTCTTTACCTGTGCACCTTTTTTCTAGGGATTTGAAAACCTTCGATATGGATGAAGATATCGACGCTTTGTTGGAGGCCGCGTTTGATAAGAAAGGGGTAAGTGAAAGCGTGTTGTGGGTTTTTGCATTTAATGTcatttttgtaaatatttatgTATAAGTAAAACTGGAATAGGCTGGGAAATGTAAAAATTCCTCATTTTATTCCTCATGTAGAGCCATATAAATTCGCGTGCTGCGTTGTTTTCTCTGCAACATCGTGCCCAGGTAGGGTATTTTGCTGAAAGCTGGGCATTCTGGCGTCATTTGATGACTTCTTGAGAAGGATGCTCTGTTGAAACATATGTTCAATGCCTTCCTCTCTTTAAGTCCCCTCGTAATTCATAAAAATGAAGGTTCCCTTTTTTCTGTCGTCTTAGGACCCAGCCTCTGTTGGAGGAGAGAGCCAACACCCACTGATCTGGAATTGTGGAggcatatatatttttatctattttgAAATTTCCAGGTCCCTTTTTCTGCCTTCACTCCAAATTCGAATCGAAGTGCACATCAACTTGAACTTGTGCTATGCGAAGCAATGTTTTAAAACAGCGTTCTTTTATTGGAACTATGGATAGGTTTATGcttaaagaattttttattggGGGTACCATAAGCGTGGGTTTTGTTTTCGATTGAAAGATTTCTTGCAGATTGCAAAAGCCAATTGGAAAGTGGTTCTGGTTAGGGCAAGGTAAGTTTAGGTAAACATCGATTGGGACGTCCTCTGTACAATCCGCGCTTTCGTCTGCACGAGTCGTATTCATCATGTTCTAACTGTGTCATCAATTTAATCcttgaatatttttttcttttaccctTCTTTTGTCCTCTCACCCAATTACCATTTCCTTACTTTCCATTGGACTGATTCATCACGTTGTGCTGTGTACCTCCAGGGCGAAGCAGAGGGGAAGGTCAACGGGGAATCTTCTCATCGCGTGAACGGGTaataaaaaacgaattttctAAAGAAAAGTTATTATTTTCGATTAAGCTAAACTAATTTTATTGTGTATCTAGAAATgacaccaaagaaaaaaaatacgataAGGAGCGTGATAAAGACAAGGACCgagaaaaagataataaagaTCGAGAAAAGGATAATAAAGATCGAGAAAAGGATAATAAAGATcgagaaaaggaaagagacaGAGGAAAGGAGCGTGATAAAGACAAGGATGGAAAAGACAAAGATCGAGATCGCCGTTCAGGACGTAGTGACCGCCACAGAAGCCGAAGTAAAGACCGTAAAGATCGAGATCGCCGCAGAAGTCGGAGTCGGGACCGCCGCCGTTCTCGCAGTCCTCGAGAAGCTCGTCGAAGGTCTCGTAGCCCTCATCGAGATGGACGCAAACGATCTCGCAGCCCAAGAGGCGGAAAAGATCGCGAGAGAAACCGTGGCCGTCGGTCTCCAACGCCAATCAAGAAACAACTAACCGAAATGACCGTTGAAGAGCGTGACGCCCGAACTGTGTTCTGTATGCAGTTGTCTCAGCGCATTCGTGCCAGAGATTTAGAAGAATTCTTTTCTGCGGTTGGCAAGGTGGAATCCATTACTTTTATCTCTGTTAAGTGCTAATTTACTATTGTTTTGCAGGTTCGAGATGTCAGATTGATTACTTGCAATAAGACACGTCGCTTTAAAGGTCTTTGTTATGTTGAATTTGCTGAGCCAGAGTCAGTCCCCTTGGTAAGTCGGTTGAATAGTTAAAActgaggagagaaaaaaaatttttcagttcCTAAGTGTAACTCAAATATTTCTTGTTCTATATAGGCAATTGCACTGACCGGTCAAAGATTGTGTGGTGTGCCTATTGTCGTGCAGCCCACTCAAGCTGAAAAGAACCGACTTGCAGGAAGTAACATGCCTGCGATGAGTTCATTCAACAAAGGTCCAAATGGCCCCATGCGGTTGTATGTTGGATCGCTCCATTTCAATATCACAGAAGACATGTTGCGTAGCATCTTCGAACCGTTTGGTAAGATCGAACACATGCAGCTCATGATCGATACGGAAACTGGTCGCTCCAAAGGATATGGATTTATCACGGTAAGTGTGCTAGTTTAACTAATTTGATCGTGTCTGCATAGTAACTCGTTTGCTTCCATTTTTTCCTATTAGTTTCGAAATGCCGAGGATGCGAAAAAGGCTATGGAACAACTAAATGGATTTGAATTGGCTGGTCGGCCCATGAAAATCAACCACGTGACGGAACACTTTACCGGAAATCATACCTATCTGGATAGTGACGAAATGGATAGAGCTGGAATTGATTTGGGCGCCACTGGTAGACTCCAACTGATGGCAAAATTGGCTCAAGGCACAGGGTTGGAGATCCCAGCAGCCGCACAATCAGCCCTTAATCTTCAGGCTTCCATCCAAGCAGCTCAACAACAAGCATTGCCTGTTGCCGCTGTTGCTCCTCCCAT
This genomic interval from Daphnia magna isolate NIES linkage group LG8, ASM2063170v1.1, whole genome shotgun sequence contains the following:
- the LOC116928765 gene encoding RNA-binding protein 39 isoform X1, producing MDEDIDALLEAAFDKKGSHINSRAALFSLQHRAQGEAEGKVNGESSHRVNGNDTKEKKYDKERDKDKDREKDNKDREKDNKDREKDNKDREKERDRGKERDKDKDGKDKDRDRRSGRSDRHRSRSKDRKDRDRRRSRSRDRRRSRSPREARRRSRSPHRDGRKRSRSPRGGKDRERNRGRRSPTPIKKQLTEMTVEERDARTVFCMQLSQRIRARDLEEFFSAVGKVRDVRLITCNKTRRFKGLCYVEFAEPESVPLAIALTGQRLCGVPIVVQPTQAEKNRLAGSNMPAMSSFNKGPNGPMRLYVGSLHFNITEDMLRSIFEPFGKIEHMQLMIDTETGRSKGYGFITFRNAEDAKKAMEQLNGFELAGRPMKINHVTEHFTGNHTYLDSDEMDRAGIDLGATGRLQLMAKLAQGTGLEIPAAAQSALNLQASIQAAQQQALPVAAVAPPIATQCFMLSNMFDSSSETHPLWHQEICDDVMDECNKHGGVLHIYVDKASPQGNVYVKCPSVTVAVNAVNALHGRWFAGRIITAAYVPLINYHSLFPDSITATTPLRK
- the LOC116928765 gene encoding RNA-binding protein 39 isoform X2; amino-acid sequence: MDEDIDALLEAAFDKKGGEAEGKVNGESSHRVNGNDTKEKKYDKERDKDKDREKDNKDREKDNKDREKDNKDREKERDRGKERDKDKDGKDKDRDRRSGRSDRHRSRSKDRKDRDRRRSRSRDRRRSRSPREARRRSRSPHRDGRKRSRSPRGGKDRERNRGRRSPTPIKKQLTEMTVEERDARTVFCMQLSQRIRARDLEEFFSAVGKVRDVRLITCNKTRRFKGLCYVEFAEPESVPLAIALTGQRLCGVPIVVQPTQAEKNRLAGSNMPAMSSFNKGPNGPMRLYVGSLHFNITEDMLRSIFEPFGKIEHMQLMIDTETGRSKGYGFITFRNAEDAKKAMEQLNGFELAGRPMKINHVTEHFTGNHTYLDSDEMDRAGIDLGATGRLQLMAKLAQGTGLEIPAAAQSALNLQASIQAAQQQALPVAAVAPPIATQCFMLSNMFDSSSETHPLWHQEICDDVMDECNKHGGVLHIYVDKASPQGNVYVKCPSVTVAVNAVNALHGRWFAGRIITAAYVPLINYHSLFPDSITATTPLRK